One region of Demequina sp. TMPB413 genomic DNA includes:
- a CDS encoding rhodanese-like domain-containing protein: MTTRTFRATILAAIAAVVLAACSSDSQEPPAFDGSHVDEGAFALAVEQPGVTVIDVRTPAEFAEGHLPGAVNMNVEDPAFATAVAGLESAADYAVYCRSGNRSRVAIDLMTQAGLTQTVGLEGGISAWRGEIVK; this comes from the coding sequence ATGACTACTCGCACCTTTCGAGCCACCATCCTTGCCGCTATTGCCGCCGTCGTTCTGGCGGCCTGTTCCTCTGACTCGCAAGAGCCGCCTGCGTTCGATGGCTCTCACGTGGATGAGGGCGCCTTCGCGCTTGCCGTGGAGCAGCCCGGCGTGACCGTGATCGATGTCCGCACCCCGGCTGAGTTCGCCGAGGGCCACCTGCCGGGCGCTGTGAACATGAACGTCGAGGACCCGGCGTTCGCCACCGCGGTGGCCGGCCTTGAGTCCGCTGCTGACTACGCGGTCTACTGCCGCTCCGGCAACCGTTCTCGAGTGGCAATCGACCTGATGACCCAAGCGGGACTCACTCAGACGGTGGGCCTTGAAGGTGGCATCAGCGCCTGGCGCGGCGAGATCGTCAAGTAG
- the istB gene encoding IS21-like element helper ATPase IstB, giving the protein MNTPLTTASTLTATTAATPASVFQQLRGHLTELKLDDAADALPRVLDQAQAEGWSLTHTLERLLAIEVTATDARRLAGRFRFANLPTGATLADFDLDAASGIDSNLLTELGTCRYLDTATNVLLIGPPGVGKTHIATGLGHAAVTAGYRTYFTSAADLAARCHRAAIEGKWGTMMRFFAGPTLLVIDELGYLPLPAEAASALFQVINQRYLKTSIVITTNRPVGAWGEILGDTTVAAAMLDRLLHRSVVVTLDGGSYRLRNHAAAADELRRVTTGTNFR; this is encoded by the coding sequence ATGAACACACCACTCACCACCGCTTCCACCCTGACGGCGACGACGGCCGCGACGCCGGCGAGCGTGTTTCAGCAACTACGCGGCCACCTCACCGAACTGAAACTCGACGACGCCGCCGACGCCCTGCCCCGCGTCCTGGACCAAGCCCAAGCCGAGGGCTGGTCGCTGACTCACACCCTCGAGCGCCTGCTCGCCATCGAGGTCACCGCGACCGACGCCAGACGCCTGGCCGGCCGGTTCCGCTTCGCGAACCTGCCCACCGGTGCGACCCTTGCCGACTTCGACCTCGACGCCGCCTCCGGCATCGACAGCAACCTCCTGACCGAGCTTGGCACCTGCCGCTACCTCGACACCGCAACCAACGTGCTCCTGATCGGCCCTCCCGGAGTCGGGAAAACCCACATCGCGACCGGCCTCGGCCATGCGGCTGTGACGGCCGGTTATCGCACCTACTTCACCTCCGCCGCCGACCTCGCCGCCCGCTGCCACCGCGCCGCGATCGAGGGCAAATGGGGCACCATGATGCGGTTCTTCGCCGGACCCACACTGCTCGTGATCGACGAGCTGGGCTACCTGCCGTTGCCCGCCGAGGCCGCGTCAGCACTGTTCCAGGTCATCAACCAGCGTTACCTGAAAACGTCGATCGTGATCACCACGAACCGGCCCGTCGGCGCCTGGGGCGAGATCCTCGGCGACACCACCGTCGCCGCCGCGATGCTCGACCGACTCCTACACCGATCCGTCGTCGTCACCCTCGACGGAGGCTCCTACCGGCTCCGCAACCACGCCGCCGCAGCCGACGAACTACGCCGCGTCACAACCGGCACAAACTTCCGCTAA
- a CDS encoding IS21 family transposase — MLSEEDDVDIHALKRQGMTISEIARRTDHDRKTIRAYLAGQRTPGVRHRAAPDLFDAFIAYVTARLSEDPHLWAVTLLDELVPLGFEGSYQTLTRQIRDRSLRPACTACAHVTKRPNAIIVHPPGEETQFDWVELPDAPADWAFPTKRAYVLVGSLAHSGVWRAVISPSMDLPHLLAAMTVLLGLLGGVTKMWRFDRMSTVLKAGTSDLTPMFAAFSKHHAVSVVACRPRSGNRKGVVEKNNHTAAQRWWRNLADDVTLEQAQQRLTAFAQGQDGRRREGRDGSTTAAVMFAAERLSPLPPMLFPVVVTEERTATRQALIDWRGNRYSVPPELAAARVIVHQRLGAATIDIGTISGVVLARHQVAEPGLGVTIRDSRHVTALETIALAAAPPGRPHRKKERIPPGTAARRAAMALTSATEPTTVISLAAYETAAKNRNTLQ; from the coding sequence ATGCTTTCAGAGGAGGACGACGTGGACATCCACGCGCTCAAACGCCAGGGGATGACGATCAGTGAGATCGCCCGGCGCACCGATCACGACCGCAAGACAATCCGCGCCTATCTGGCTGGCCAACGCACCCCAGGAGTGCGTCACCGTGCCGCCCCGGATCTGTTCGACGCGTTCATCGCCTACGTCACCGCCCGTCTGAGCGAGGACCCGCATCTGTGGGCGGTGACGCTGCTGGACGAGCTCGTGCCACTGGGCTTCGAAGGGTCGTATCAGACCTTGACTCGCCAGATCCGGGACCGGAGTTTGCGGCCGGCCTGCACGGCCTGCGCGCATGTGACCAAGCGGCCCAACGCGATCATCGTCCACCCGCCGGGTGAGGAGACGCAGTTCGACTGGGTCGAGTTGCCCGACGCCCCGGCCGACTGGGCGTTCCCAACCAAACGCGCCTACGTCCTCGTGGGTTCGCTCGCGCACTCGGGGGTTTGGCGGGCGGTGATCTCCCCGTCGATGGACCTGCCCCACCTGCTGGCCGCGATGACGGTGCTGCTGGGCCTGCTGGGCGGCGTGACGAAGATGTGGCGGTTCGACCGGATGAGCACCGTGCTGAAGGCGGGGACGAGTGATCTGACACCAATGTTCGCCGCGTTCTCCAAGCACCACGCGGTCAGCGTCGTCGCTTGCCGGCCCCGGTCGGGCAACCGCAAGGGCGTGGTCGAGAAGAACAACCACACCGCCGCCCAGCGTTGGTGGCGCAACCTTGCGGACGATGTCACCCTTGAGCAAGCGCAGCAACGCCTGACCGCGTTCGCCCAAGGGCAGGACGGTCGACGCCGTGAGGGACGCGACGGGTCCACGACGGCCGCAGTCATGTTCGCTGCGGAACGGCTGAGCCCGTTGCCACCGATGCTGTTCCCGGTGGTGGTGACCGAGGAGCGCACCGCGACACGGCAGGCGCTGATCGATTGGCGCGGGAACCGGTACTCGGTCCCGCCGGAACTGGCTGCGGCCCGCGTCATCGTCCATCAACGCCTCGGTGCGGCCACCATCGATATCGGGACCATCTCCGGCGTGGTGCTGGCACGGCACCAGGTTGCCGAGCCGGGGCTGGGGGTCACGATCCGCGACAGCAGACACGTCACCGCCCTGGAGACCATCGCCCTGGCCGCTGCGCCTCCAGGCCGCCCGCACCGGAAGAAGGAACGCATCCCACCGGGCACCGCGGCCCGCCGCGCCGCCATGGCGCTCACTAGCGCCACCGAACCCACCACCGTGATCAGCCTGGCCGCCTACGAGACGGCCGCGAAGAACAGGAACACCCTCCAATGA